The Halobellus sp. MBLA0158 genome has a window encoding:
- a CDS encoding nuclear transport factor 2 family protein: MTSETTAADRIRAYYDALRSGEPLSPFFARDDDIVKYGITEKLTGYDEIEAGLRAQTRTTADWTVESDALSVTERDDHAWFSDDVQMAWRDVESGREYDFESRWSGTLERRAREGDADGVGDEADSTWRFVGMHVSAVPSGPLAE, from the coding sequence ATGACCAGCGAGACGACCGCCGCGGACCGGATCCGCGCGTACTACGACGCGCTTAGGAGTGGCGAGCCGCTGTCTCCGTTCTTCGCGCGGGACGACGACATCGTGAAATACGGGATCACCGAGAAGCTGACCGGCTACGACGAGATCGAAGCGGGGCTCAGAGCGCAGACGCGAACGACGGCGGACTGGACCGTCGAGAGCGACGCGCTCTCGGTTACCGAACGCGACGACCACGCGTGGTTCTCCGACGACGTCCAAATGGCGTGGCGAGACGTCGAATCCGGGCGGGAATACGACTTCGAGAGTCGCTGGAGCGGGACGCTCGAACGGCGAGCGCGCGAGGGCGATGCCGACGGCGTCGGCGACGAAGCAGACTCGACGTGGCGCTTCGTCGGAATGCACGTGAGCGCCGTTCCGTCGGGGCCGCTCGCGGAGTGA
- the psmB gene encoding archaeal proteasome endopeptidase complex subunit beta, producing the protein MRTPTSDDVSGRLDPLNGEHSGVFAPELGEFENAEQRAQQMGDKETKTGTTTVGLKTEDGVVLATDMRASLGRMVSSKNVQKVEEIHPTGALTIAGSVSAAQSLISSIRAEVRLYEARRGEDMSMQALSTLLGNFLRSGAFFIVQPILGGVDEEGPHIYSIDPAGSILEEEYTVTGSGSQYALGVLEQEYSDDLSIEEAKSVAARSIKSAVERDLASGNGINVCVVTEDGVDITQHKDFDDVL; encoded by the coding sequence ATGCGTACTCCTACGAGCGACGACGTTTCGGGGCGTCTCGATCCGCTGAACGGCGAGCACTCCGGCGTATTTGCGCCGGAACTCGGCGAGTTCGAGAACGCCGAACAGCGGGCCCAACAGATGGGCGACAAAGAGACCAAGACGGGGACGACCACGGTCGGGCTGAAGACCGAAGACGGCGTCGTGCTCGCGACCGACATGCGCGCGAGCCTCGGCCGGATGGTCTCCTCGAAGAACGTCCAGAAGGTCGAAGAGATCCACCCGACGGGCGCGTTGACCATCGCCGGGTCGGTCTCGGCCGCGCAGTCGCTCATCAGTTCGATCCGCGCCGAGGTCCGCCTCTACGAGGCCCGTCGCGGCGAGGACATGAGTATGCAGGCGCTCTCGACGCTCCTCGGCAACTTCCTCCGCTCGGGCGCGTTCTTCATCGTCCAGCCCATCCTCGGCGGCGTCGACGAGGAGGGCCCCCACATCTACAGCATCGACCCGGCCGGGTCGATCCTCGAAGAGGAGTACACCGTCACGGGCTCGGGCAGCCAGTACGCCCTCGGTGTCCTCGAACAGGAGTACAGCGACGACCTCTCGATCGAGGAGGCAAAGTCCGTGGCCGCCCGCTCGATCAAGAGCGCCGTCGAGCGCGACCTCGCCTCGGGCAACGGCATCAACGTCTGTGTCGTCACCGAAGACGGCGTCGACATCACCCAGCACAAGGACTTCGACGACGTCCTGTAG
- a CDS encoding peptidylprolyl isomerase: protein MVDDAELENPENPVVTLSTTKGDITVELFEQRAPRTVENFLGLATGDKEWSDPETGETRTDSLYEGTVFHRVIDGFMIQGGDPEGTGRGGPGYTFDDEFHEDLNHDEAGKLSMANRGPNTNGSQFFITLDAQPHLDGRHAVFGQVVEGMSVVEEIGDVPTDSDDKPVKDIEIESVDVEQ from the coding sequence ATGGTCGACGACGCCGAACTCGAAAACCCCGAGAACCCCGTCGTGACGCTGTCAACCACGAAGGGCGACATCACCGTCGAACTGTTCGAACAGCGCGCGCCGCGCACAGTCGAGAACTTCCTCGGCCTCGCGACGGGCGACAAGGAGTGGAGCGACCCCGAGACGGGCGAGACCCGCACCGACTCGCTGTACGAGGGCACGGTCTTCCACCGCGTGATCGACGGCTTCATGATCCAGGGCGGCGACCCCGAGGGCACCGGCCGCGGCGGCCCGGGCTACACCTTCGACGACGAGTTCCACGAGGACCTGAACCACGACGAGGCGGGCAAGCTCTCGATGGCCAACCGCGGCCCGAACACCAACGGCTCGCAGTTCTTCATCACGCTCGACGCCCAGCCGCACCTCGACGGCCGCCACGCGGTCTTCGGGCAGGTCGTCGAGGGGATGAGCGTGGTAGAGGAGATCGGCGACGTGCCGACCGACAGCGACGACAAGCCGGTGAAAGACATCGAGATCGAGTCGGTCGACGTCGAGCAGTAG
- a CDS encoding HalOD1 output domain-containing protein: MSSIGEPIGAGELSGPEPLVRYSRDRDEDGTNAVVSAFCEPPLDGVPTEAETLYTWVDADAIDDLLDSARANLRLSAVIWEYPVVITSDEIEVYEPGTAVE, encoded by the coding sequence ATGAGCAGCATCGGAGAGCCAATCGGGGCGGGAGAACTGTCGGGTCCGGAGCCGCTCGTCAGGTACTCCCGGGACCGCGACGAGGACGGGACGAACGCGGTCGTCTCGGCGTTCTGTGAGCCCCCGCTCGACGGCGTCCCCACCGAGGCCGAGACGCTGTACACGTGGGTCGACGCGGACGCGATCGACGATCTACTCGACTCCGCGCGGGCGAACCTCCGCCTGTCGGCGGTGATCTGGGAGTACCCCGTGGTGATTACCAGCGACGAGATCGAGGTCTACGAGCCGGGTACCGCCGTCGAGTGA
- a CDS encoding DUF555 domain-containing protein has translation MSNYLVAMEAAWLVRDVEDIDDAIGVAVSEAGKRLNDKDKEYVEVEVGATPCPACGEPFDSAFIAANTALVGLLLEIDVFNADSEEHASRIAKSEVGGALRDVPLDVIEVVETEADEDDRDTERSQ, from the coding sequence ATGAGCAACTATCTCGTCGCGATGGAGGCCGCGTGGCTGGTCCGCGACGTCGAGGACATCGACGACGCCATCGGGGTCGCCGTCAGCGAGGCCGGAAAGCGACTCAACGACAAGGACAAGGAGTACGTCGAGGTCGAGGTGGGCGCTACGCCGTGTCCCGCCTGCGGCGAGCCGTTCGACTCGGCGTTCATCGCCGCGAACACGGCGCTCGTCGGACTCCTCCTGGAGATCGACGTGTTCAACGCCGACAGCGAGGAGCACGCCTCCCGGATCGCCAAGAGCGAGGTCGGCGGCGCACTGCGGGACGTCCCCCTCGACGTCATCGAGGTCGTCGAGACCGAGGCCGACGAGGACGACCGGGACACAGAGCGCAGTCAGTGA
- a CDS encoding helix-turn-helix domain-containing protein, giving the protein MTGIRAEVTVESPPDCPAVRASEAADAPATSVTKSAPSDPDAPMTEEFVLETDEAAPLEDGLPDDDREFTEVFSYGSEQVYRFDRSPDRNCFCESVEAFGCPVRDVHTRDGALMISFHAPDVDTLRDVIRRLDEGWDGVSVHRLVRSDGDREESDLAVVDRSALTARQREVLETAHEMGYFEHPKRANAGDVASELDIDPSTFSEHLATAQDKLLSAILD; this is encoded by the coding sequence GTGACCGGAATCCGCGCGGAGGTGACCGTCGAATCCCCGCCCGACTGCCCGGCCGTTCGGGCGTCCGAGGCGGCCGACGCGCCGGCGACGTCGGTGACGAAGTCCGCACCCAGCGACCCCGACGCGCCGATGACAGAGGAGTTCGTGCTGGAGACAGACGAGGCGGCCCCGCTCGAAGACGGCCTCCCCGACGACGACCGGGAGTTCACGGAGGTCTTCTCGTACGGGTCCGAGCAGGTCTACCGCTTCGACCGCTCGCCCGACCGGAACTGCTTCTGCGAGTCGGTGGAGGCGTTCGGGTGCCCCGTCCGCGACGTCCACACCCGCGACGGGGCCCTGATGATCAGCTTCCACGCGCCCGACGTCGACACGCTCCGCGACGTGATCAGGCGGCTCGACGAGGGCTGGGACGGCGTCTCCGTCCATCGGCTCGTCCGCTCGGACGGGGACCGCGAGGAGTCCGATCTGGCCGTCGTCGACCGGAGCGCCCTCACCGCGCGCCAGCGGGAGGTGCTCGAAACGGCCCACGAGATGGGGTACTTCGAGCACCCGAAGCGCGCGAACGCCGGCGACGTGGCTTCGGAACTGGACATCGATCCCTCGACGTTCTCCGAGCACCTCGCGACCGCACAGGACAAGCTGTTGTCGGCGATCCTCGATTAG
- a CDS encoding anthranilate phosphoribosyltransferase has translation MAQATEPAEFGEWPLKRLMTEVVGTGVKSAEDMTREQATEAMERILAGEPDPTTLGAFWLANRWKHNNAEELAAYADVIAEDVVYAEPDADPVDCGANYDGKGDTAILGAAAGIVAAGAGTPVVVHSGDRVPTQKQDAYKHVLDELGIRTELVPNESADMVDETGFGFYYQPEFAPRVHALWDRRDQMGVRTFVNTVETIANPAKADVHLGSFYHLAFAKKIVETFENMDSQSPHRVVMFQGMEGYDDIRPGYTKVGEWTDGDFRDYEIETPEYGMDFEYEDLEVDPDDVAGDSADLTAEIIAGEREDHFADAVALNAAFRIYAREDAETLDEGLEMARESIDSGAAAAVLEDLRDF, from the coding sequence ATGGCTCAAGCGACGGAGCCCGCCGAATTCGGGGAGTGGCCGCTGAAGCGCCTGATGACCGAGGTCGTCGGCACGGGCGTCAAGTCCGCCGAGGACATGACGCGCGAGCAGGCGACAGAAGCGATGGAGCGGATCCTCGCCGGCGAGCCCGACCCCACCACGCTGGGGGCGTTCTGGCTCGCGAACCGCTGGAAGCACAACAACGCCGAGGAGCTCGCGGCCTACGCCGACGTGATCGCCGAGGACGTCGTCTACGCCGAGCCCGACGCCGACCCCGTCGACTGCGGGGCGAACTACGACGGCAAGGGCGACACCGCGATCCTGGGCGCCGCGGCGGGCATCGTCGCCGCCGGCGCGGGCACGCCGGTCGTCGTCCACTCCGGCGACCGCGTCCCGACGCAGAAACAGGACGCCTACAAGCACGTCCTCGACGAACTCGGGATCCGGACCGAACTCGTCCCGAACGAGAGCGCGGATATGGTCGACGAGACGGGCTTCGGCTTCTACTACCAGCCCGAGTTCGCGCCGCGGGTCCACGCCCTGTGGGACCGCCGCGATCAGATGGGCGTCCGCACGTTCGTCAACACCGTCGAGACGATCGCCAACCCCGCGAAGGCCGACGTCCACCTCGGCTCCTTCTACCACCTAGCGTTCGCGAAGAAGATCGTCGAGACTTTCGAGAATATGGACTCCCAGAGCCCCCACCGCGTCGTGATGTTCCAGGGGATGGAAGGCTACGACGACATCCGCCCCGGCTACACGAAGGTCGGCGAGTGGACCGACGGCGACTTCCGCGACTACGAGATCGAGACGCCCGAGTACGGGATGGACTTCGAGTACGAGGACCTCGAAGTCGACCCCGACGACGTCGCGGGCGACTCCGCGGACCTGACGGCGGAGATCATCGCCGGCGAGCGCGAGGACCACTTCGCCGACGCGGTCGCGCTCAACGCCGCCTTCCGGATCTACGCCCGCGAGGACGCCGAAACCCTCGACGAGGGCCTGGAGATGGCCCGCGAGAGCATCGACTCCGGCGCTGCTGCGGCCGTCCTCGAAGACCTCCGCGACTTCTGA
- the ligA gene encoding ATP-dependent DNA ligase LigA, which yields MQFAALAARAEELEAEPGDLATIGLAADLFAEADEDLPTVVRFLQGRVFPAWDSTTLDVGPALLHEAIARAAGQNVTADDVEADLAEIGEIGAVAATYDFGGQRGLGAFAGDDGDDLTVAEVDETLREIARVTGDGSERRRLDTLFGLFNRASPSEAKVLARLVLGEMRIGVGEGTVRDAVALAFLDGETGDESEAGEAEADDGDDEDSDDEPISPADDAVAAVERALQVSNDYGMVAEVAREDGRAGLDDIGLEVGRPVQAMLAQAGTATEAVDDWGEAAVETKFDGARVQVHHDGEGTRLFSRNMDDVTDPLPEVVEFVDRELDGPAVLDGEIVAVADDGSPCPFQEVLRRFRRKYDVERMRDEVRVELRAFDCLHADGEDLLDASLSERHERLEELLGHTDAVSDLTVTDDPEEIAEIEDAALSAGHEGIMLKDPGSTYAPGKRGRNWLKRKPDVETLDLVVTGAEWGEGRRANLLGTFLVSARIEEADRTDATDDAYATLGKVATGITDERLESLTERLEPHIVREEGQTVDIEPAVVFEVGYEEIQRSPTYSSEYALRFPRFVDVREDKSPSDADTLARVERLADGQ from the coding sequence ATGCAGTTCGCAGCGCTGGCAGCGCGCGCCGAGGAACTGGAGGCGGAACCGGGCGACCTGGCGACGATCGGTCTCGCGGCCGATCTCTTCGCCGAAGCCGACGAGGATCTCCCGACCGTCGTGCGGTTCCTCCAGGGGCGCGTCTTCCCGGCGTGGGACTCGACGACGCTCGACGTCGGGCCGGCCCTCCTCCACGAGGCCATCGCGCGCGCCGCGGGACAGAACGTCACGGCCGACGACGTCGAAGCCGACCTCGCGGAGATCGGCGAGATCGGCGCCGTCGCGGCCACCTACGACTTCGGCGGACAGCGCGGCCTGGGCGCCTTCGCCGGCGACGACGGCGACGACCTGACCGTCGCCGAGGTGGACGAAACGCTCCGTGAGATCGCGCGGGTCACCGGCGACGGGAGCGAGCGCCGGCGGCTCGACACCCTCTTCGGCCTGTTCAACCGCGCGTCGCCGAGCGAAGCGAAGGTCCTCGCGCGACTCGTGCTGGGCGAGATGCGGATCGGCGTCGGCGAGGGGACCGTCCGCGACGCAGTCGCGCTCGCGTTCCTCGACGGCGAGACGGGCGACGAGTCGGAGGCTGGAGAGGCGGAGGCCGATGACGGGGATGACGAAGATTCCGACGACGAGCCGATCTCGCCCGCGGACGACGCCGTCGCGGCCGTCGAGCGCGCCCTGCAGGTCTCGAACGACTACGGGATGGTGGCCGAGGTGGCTCGCGAGGACGGGCGCGCGGGGCTCGACGACATCGGCCTGGAGGTCGGTCGCCCGGTCCAGGCGATGCTCGCGCAGGCCGGGACCGCGACCGAGGCCGTCGATGACTGGGGCGAGGCGGCCGTCGAGACGAAGTTCGACGGCGCGCGCGTCCAGGTCCACCACGATGGCGAGGGGACGAGGCTGTTCTCGCGGAATATGGACGACGTCACCGACCCGCTGCCGGAGGTCGTGGAGTTCGTCGACCGCGAACTGGACGGTCCCGCCGTCCTCGACGGGGAAATCGTCGCCGTCGCCGACGACGGCTCGCCCTGTCCCTTCCAGGAGGTGCTCCGCCGCTTCCGCCGGAAGTACGACGTCGAGCGGATGCGCGACGAGGTCCGCGTCGAACTCCGCGCCTTCGACTGCCTCCACGCGGACGGGGAGGACCTGCTGGACGCGTCGCTGTCGGAGCGCCACGAACGACTGGAGGAACTGCTCGGTCACACCGACGCCGTCTCGGACCTCACCGTCACCGACGACCCCGAGGAGATCGCCGAGATCGAGGACGCGGCGCTATCGGCGGGCCACGAGGGGATTATGCTCAAGGATCCGGGCTCGACCTACGCGCCGGGCAAGCGCGGCCGTAACTGGCTGAAGCGCAAGCCCGACGTGGAGACGCTCGACCTCGTCGTCACCGGCGCCGAGTGGGGCGAGGGCCGGCGCGCGAACCTCCTCGGGACGTTCCTCGTGTCCGCGCGGATCGAGGAAGCCGACCGGACCGACGCGACCGACGACGCCTACGCCACGCTCGGGAAGGTCGCGACCGGCATCACCGACGAGCGACTCGAATCGCTGACCGAGCGGCTCGAACCGCACATCGTCCGCGAGGAGGGACAGACCGTCGACATCGAGCCCGCGGTCGTCTTCGAGGTCGGCTACGAGGAGATCCAGCGCTCGCCGACCTACTCCTCGGAGTACGCGCTCCGATTCCCCCGGTTCGTCGACGTCCGCGAGGACAAATCCCCGAGCGACGCCGACACGCTCGCCCGCGTCGAGCGCCTGGCCGACGGACAGTAG
- a CDS encoding DNA topoisomerase VI subunit B, translating into MTSFQSTLGEEGGGIAEELAEGQRAISIAEFFEKNKHMLGFDSGARGLVTAVKEAVDNALDATEEAGIKPDISIEIRESGDYYTLIVEDNGPGITREQIPKVFGKLLYGSRFHAREQSRGQQGIGISAAVLYSQLTSGKPAKITSRTQRSETAQYFELIIDTDTNEPEIQVEEERAPGESELSPTHGTRIEMEMEANMRARQQLHDYVKHTAVVNPHARLVLDEPGLDEPRRYERVEGASLPAETEEIRPHPHGVELGTLIKMLNATESYSVSGFLQEEFTRVGSKTADKVIDRFRDRHFGREMGWSAPREPETDLETAIEDSVANKGAEATATFAERVADTLQSRERTAHSELAGIVDTVADDVEDEFDANFGDTVRENAVEAAWAVLTGDLDSDLYALVDEATSTRKDDATVAGIAERLADKFRDGDPTHRATRATLVDYVDRSADLLVSEEISFGETARENVVEAVWETMRTVPDDVPKVREVAGERDVASELLEAMRETDILAPPTNCLSPITAELVEAGLRKEFDADFYAAATRDAEVHGGDPFIVEAGIAYGGELEDGTVDLLRFANRVPLVYQRGACATTDVVKGIGWRNYGLDQPGGSGMPNGPAVIMIHVASTNVPFTSESKDAIANIPAIEDEIELAIREAARDLKSYLNKRRSMQKRRKKQDVLGKILPEMADKLSEVTDRPRPNIDGALARIMNNVSVEREVDGDSVTLIVENHSDRNEDPEITDIVSVEPADLPEDASVVDLDGEWFVKWEPTVPAGETVELTYTASGDAEFDVDVDGIEAEKLTVNA; encoded by the coding sequence ATGACGTCTTTCCAGTCGACGCTCGGCGAGGAGGGCGGCGGGATCGCCGAGGAGCTGGCCGAGGGCCAGCGCGCCATCTCCATCGCCGAGTTCTTCGAGAAGAACAAGCACATGCTCGGCTTCGACTCGGGCGCGCGGGGGCTCGTCACGGCCGTCAAGGAGGCCGTCGATAACGCCCTCGACGCGACCGAGGAGGCCGGGATCAAGCCCGACATCTCGATCGAGATCAGGGAATCGGGCGATTACTACACCCTGATCGTCGAGGACAACGGCCCCGGGATCACCCGCGAACAGATCCCCAAGGTGTTCGGGAAACTGCTGTACGGCTCGCGGTTTCACGCCCGTGAGCAGAGCCGCGGCCAGCAGGGAATCGGCATCTCGGCGGCTGTACTCTACTCGCAGCTCACTTCCGGCAAGCCCGCGAAGATCACCTCCCGCACCCAGCGTTCGGAGACGGCCCAGTACTTCGAGCTAATCATCGACACCGACACCAACGAGCCCGAGATCCAGGTCGAAGAGGAGCGCGCACCGGGCGAGTCGGAACTCTCGCCGACTCACGGTACCCGCATCGAGATGGAGATGGAGGCGAACATGCGGGCGCGCCAGCAGCTCCACGACTATGTCAAGCACACCGCGGTCGTCAACCCCCACGCCCGCTTGGTTCTGGACGAGCCCGGCCTCGACGAGCCGCGGCGGTACGAGCGCGTCGAGGGCGCGTCCCTGCCTGCCGAAACCGAAGAGATCCGCCCGCACCCCCACGGCGTCGAGCTCGGGACGCTGATCAAGATGCTCAACGCCACCGAGTCCTACTCGGTGTCGGGCTTCCTCCAAGAGGAGTTCACCCGCGTCGGGTCGAAGACCGCCGACAAGGTCATCGACCGCTTCCGGGACCGGCACTTCGGCCGCGAGATGGGCTGGTCGGCGCCGCGCGAGCCCGAGACCGACCTCGAAACCGCGATCGAAGACAGCGTCGCGAACAAGGGCGCCGAGGCGACCGCGACGTTCGCCGAGCGCGTCGCTGACACCCTCCAGTCGCGCGAGCGGACGGCCCACAGCGAACTGGCGGGGATCGTCGACACCGTCGCCGACGACGTCGAGGACGAGTTCGACGCGAACTTCGGCGACACGGTGCGAGAAAACGCCGTCGAGGCGGCGTGGGCGGTCCTGACGGGGGACCTCGACTCGGACCTCTACGCGCTCGTCGACGAGGCCACGAGCACGCGGAAGGATGACGCGACCGTCGCCGGCATCGCCGAGCGGCTGGCCGACAAATTCCGCGACGGGGATCCGACGCACCGCGCCACGCGAGCGACCCTCGTGGACTACGTCGACCGCTCGGCGGATCTCCTGGTTTCGGAGGAGATCTCCTTCGGCGAGACCGCCAGGGAGAACGTCGTCGAGGCGGTCTGGGAGACGATGCGGACCGTCCCCGACGACGTCCCGAAGGTCCGGGAGGTCGCGGGCGAGCGCGACGTCGCCTCCGAACTCCTGGAGGCGATGCGCGAGACCGACATCCTCGCGCCGCCGACGAACTGCCTGTCGCCGATCACGGCCGAGCTCGTCGAGGCCGGCCTTCGAAAGGAGTTCGACGCCGACTTCTACGCCGCGGCGACGCGCGACGCGGAGGTCCACGGCGGCGACCCGTTCATCGTCGAGGCCGGCATCGCCTACGGCGGCGAACTCGAAGACGGGACGGTCGACCTCCTCCGCTTCGCCAACCGCGTGCCGCTCGTCTACCAGCGCGGGGCGTGTGCGACGACCGACGTCGTGAAGGGGATCGGCTGGCGGAACTACGGGCTCGACCAGCCCGGCGGGTCGGGGATGCCGAACGGCCCCGCGGTGATTATGATCCACGTCGCGTCCACGAACGTCCCGTTCACGAGCGAGTCCAAGGACGCCATCGCGAACATCCCCGCGATCGAAGACGAGATCGAACTCGCGATCCGCGAGGCCGCCCGCGACCTCAAGTCCTACCTCAACAAGCGGCGCTCGATGCAGAAGCGCCGGAAGAAGCAGGACGTCCTCGGGAAGATCCTCCCGGAGATGGCCGACAAGCTCTCGGAGGTCACGGATCGGCCGCGGCCCAACATCGACGGCGCCCTGGCCCGGATTATGAACAACGTCAGCGTCGAGCGCGAGGTCGACGGCGACAGCGTCACCCTGATCGTCGAAAACCACTCCGACCGCAACGAGGACCCCGAGATCACAGACATCGTCTCGGTCGAGCCCGCGGACCTCCCCGAGGACGCGAGCGTCGTCGACCTCGACGGCGAGTGGTTCGTCAAGTGGGAACCGACGGTCCCGGCGGGTGAGACGGTCGAACTCACCTACACGGCGAGCGGGGACGCGGAGTTCGACGTCGACGTCGACGGCATCGAAGCGGAGAAACTGACGGTCAACGCCTAA
- the ahbB gene encoding siroheme decarboxylase subunit beta: MSALDEDWRADLDAVDAALIDDYQSGFPVVERPFRAVAADLGIDEAEALERVRRLRERGIFRRFGAVLNPPVIGSSTLAAVAAPADRFDEVAEVINGYRQVNHNYRRDHTWNMWFVVTAASRRKRDAILAEIEDRTGCPVLNLPMLTDYYIDLEFPVVNDDAFARESVAATDASATRISEEAVGDLTELEAALLIEIQDGFPLSATPYRDVAEAIGADPGDVVDAVERLLADGCIKRVGCVVNHIVTGFDANCMVVWDVPDDELDARGEAVGELPYVTLCYHRPRRPDQDWEYNLFTMIHGREADAVDAKIDELAAEHLPFDHERLYSTATLKQTGARYDELVSAGSES, from the coding sequence ATGAGCGCACTGGACGAGGACTGGCGCGCCGACCTCGATGCGGTGGACGCCGCCCTGATCGACGACTACCAGAGCGGCTTTCCCGTCGTCGAGCGCCCGTTCCGCGCCGTCGCCGCGGACCTCGGCATCGACGAGGCGGAGGCGCTGGAACGGGTCCGTCGCCTCCGCGAGCGGGGCATCTTCCGGCGCTTCGGCGCGGTGCTGAATCCGCCGGTGATCGGCAGTTCGACCCTCGCGGCGGTCGCCGCGCCCGCAGATCGGTTCGACGAGGTCGCCGAGGTCATCAACGGCTACCGCCAGGTGAACCACAACTACCGCCGCGACCACACCTGGAATATGTGGTTCGTCGTCACCGCGGCTTCGAGGCGGAAGCGGGACGCGATCCTCGCGGAGATCGAAGACCGCACGGGCTGTCCGGTGTTGAATCTCCCGATGCTAACGGATTACTACATCGACCTGGAGTTCCCCGTCGTCAACGACGACGCCTTCGCCCGCGAGAGCGTCGCCGCGACCGACGCCTCCGCGACGCGCATCTCCGAGGAGGCCGTCGGCGACCTCACCGAACTGGAGGCGGCCCTCCTGATCGAGATCCAGGACGGCTTCCCGCTGTCGGCGACGCCCTACCGCGACGTCGCCGAGGCGATCGGCGCCGATCCGGGGGACGTCGTCGACGCCGTCGAGCGCCTCCTCGCCGACGGCTGTATCAAGCGCGTTGGCTGCGTGGTGAACCACATCGTCACGGGCTTCGACGCGAACTGCATGGTCGTCTGGGACGTCCCCGACGACGAACTCGACGCGCGGGGCGAGGCCGTCGGCGAACTGCCGTACGTGACGCTCTGTTACCACCGACCGCGACGCCCCGACCAGGACTGGGAGTACAACCTCTTCACGATGATCCACGGCCGCGAGGCGGACGCCGTCGACGCGAAGATCGACGAACTCGCGGCGGAGCACCTCCCCTTCGATCACGAGCGGCTCTACTCGACGGCGACGCTGAAGCAGACCGGCGCGCGCTACGACGAACTGGTGAGCGCCGGGAGCGAGTCCTAA
- a CDS encoding DNA topoisomerase IV subunit A, whose protein sequence is MSTKQDDEIAQERLVDLAAEFYDQFASGEVPQMNIPTRTKSNIVFDEESKVWVYGDRTSTRSANSVRGARKLLKAAYAIEFLVNQLEADRSSTLRELYYLSESWDNEEAQFSSQDESNQLIEDLEIVSGVTREDFHMRPEESGATLMGPLELREQTRRGEREIHCQKDVGEGGYQIPNNPDTIDFLDHDIDFVLCVETGGMRDRLVENGFDEEYNCLVVHLKGQPARATRRITKRLHDELDLPVVVFTDGDPWSYRIYGSVAYGSIKSAHLSEYLATPEARFVGIQPEDIVEYDLPTDPLADSDVNALESELEDPRFETDYWTEQIELQLDIEKKAEQQALASRGLDFVTDTYLPERLSAMGVL, encoded by the coding sequence ATGAGCACGAAACAGGACGACGAAATCGCACAGGAACGGCTCGTCGATCTCGCCGCGGAGTTCTACGACCAGTTCGCGTCGGGCGAAGTGCCCCAGATGAACATCCCCACGCGGACGAAGTCGAACATCGTCTTCGACGAGGAATCGAAGGTCTGGGTCTACGGCGACCGCACGTCGACGCGGTCTGCCAACAGCGTCCGCGGCGCGCGGAAATTGCTGAAGGCCGCCTACGCAATCGAGTTCCTCGTCAATCAGTTGGAGGCCGACCGCTCGTCGACGCTGCGTGAGCTGTACTACCTCTCGGAGTCGTGGGACAACGAGGAGGCGCAGTTCTCGAGTCAGGACGAGTCGAACCAACTGATCGAGGACTTAGAGATCGTCTCGGGCGTCACCCGCGAGGACTTCCACATGCGCCCCGAGGAGTCGGGTGCGACGCTTATGGGCCCGCTCGAACTCCGCGAGCAGACCCGCCGCGGCGAACGGGAGATCCACTGCCAGAAGGACGTCGGCGAGGGAGGCTACCAGATCCCCAACAACCCCGACACGATCGACTTCCTCGATCACGACATCGACTTCGTGCTCTGCGTCGAGACCGGCGGGATGCGCGATCGCCTCGTGGAGAACGGCTTCGACGAGGAGTACAACTGCCTCGTCGTCCACCTGAAGGGCCAGCCGGCCCGGGCGACCCGCCGGATCACGAAGCGCCTCCACGACGAACTCGACCTGCCGGTCGTGGTCTTCACAGACGGCGACCCGTGGTCCTACCGGATCTACGGCTCGGTCGCCTACGGCTCGATCAAGTCCGCGCACCTCTCGGAGTACCTCGCGACGCCCGAGGCGCGCTTCGTCGGGATCCAGCCGGAGGACATCGTCGAGTACGACCTCCCCACCGACCCGCTGGCGGACTCGGACGTCAACGCGCTCGAATCCGAACTGGAGGACCCCAGATTCGAGACCGACTACTGGACCGAGCAGATCGAACTCCAGCTCGACATCGAGAAGAAGGCCGAACAGCAGGCGCTGGCCTCCCGCGGGCTGGACTTCGTCACCGACACGTACCTCCCCGAGCGGCTGTCGGCGATGGGCGTGCTCTGA